Proteins encoded within one genomic window of Cyanobium sp. Tous-M-B4:
- the hisD gene encoding histidinol dehydrogenase: MVATPAALSISCLRDDGSNAAADRLATIAERTSGGRLREEMVRVEEILARVQAEGDAALMELTERFDGVRPDPLRIPPQRLADAWKATPASLQDALRLAHQRILAFHKHQLPADLAVTGPHGELLGRRWRPVERAGLYVPGGRASYPSTVLMNAVPARVAGVQRVVMVTPPGPGGEPHATVLAAAHLAGVEEVYRVGGAQAIGALAFGTATIPRVDVISGPGNLYVTLAKKAVYGRVAIDSLAGPSEVLVIADQSARADQVAADLLAQAEHDPLAAAILLTTSPELAAAMPAALEAQLENHPRSEITRTALNDWGLIVLCDSLGRAAQLSDCFAPEHLELLVQDPEILAEQIKHAGAIFMGPYTPEAVGDYLAGPNHTLPTAGTARFAGALSVETFMRHTSLIRFNREALEATGSAVITLAESEGLHSHAESVKRRLN, from the coding sequence GTGGTCGCAACGCCTGCTGCCCTATCGATCAGCTGCCTGCGCGATGACGGTTCAAACGCCGCCGCTGATCGACTGGCAACCATCGCCGAACGCACCAGTGGCGGGCGCCTACGCGAAGAGATGGTTCGGGTCGAGGAGATCCTCGCCCGGGTGCAAGCGGAAGGCGATGCCGCCCTGATGGAGCTCACCGAACGCTTTGATGGCGTGCGCCCAGATCCCCTGCGGATTCCGCCACAGCGGCTGGCTGACGCCTGGAAAGCCACACCGGCCTCCCTGCAGGACGCCCTGCGCTTGGCACACCAGCGAATTCTCGCCTTCCACAAGCATCAACTGCCGGCCGACCTGGCCGTCACCGGTCCCCATGGCGAACTGTTAGGTCGGCGCTGGCGGCCGGTGGAGCGCGCCGGCCTTTACGTGCCTGGGGGACGGGCTTCGTACCCCAGCACCGTGCTGATGAATGCTGTGCCGGCGCGGGTAGCCGGGGTGCAGCGGGTCGTGATGGTGACGCCCCCAGGCCCCGGCGGCGAGCCCCATGCAACCGTGCTGGCGGCCGCCCACCTGGCCGGGGTGGAGGAGGTTTATCGGGTTGGGGGTGCCCAGGCGATCGGCGCCCTTGCCTTCGGTACCGCCACCATTCCCCGGGTCGACGTGATCAGCGGCCCCGGCAACCTCTACGTGACCCTGGCCAAAAAAGCGGTCTACGGCCGCGTGGCAATCGATTCGCTGGCAGGCCCCAGTGAGGTATTGGTGATCGCCGACCAGAGCGCCAGGGCAGACCAGGTAGCCGCAGACCTGCTGGCCCAGGCCGAACACGACCCCCTGGCCGCCGCGATCCTGCTGACCACCAGCCCGGAGCTGGCCGCCGCCATGCCAGCAGCCCTGGAGGCCCAGCTTGAAAACCACCCCAGGTCTGAAATCACCCGCACCGCCCTCAACGACTGGGGGCTGATCGTGCTCTGCGACAGCCTTGGCCGCGCCGCCCAACTCAGCGACTGCTTCGCCCCCGAACATCTGGAGCTGCTGGTGCAAGACCCCGAAATCCTGGCCGAACAGATCAAGCACGCCGGCGCCATCTTTATGGGTCCGTATACCCCCGAGGCCGTCGGCGACTACCTAGCCGGCCCCAACCACACCCTGCCCACCGCCGGCACGGCTCGCTTCGCAGGCGCCCTGAGCGTGGAGACCTTTATGCGCCACACCAGCCTGATCCGCTTTAACCGGGAGGCCCTGGAGGCCACCGGGTCCGCTGTGATCACCCTGGCCGAAAGCGAGGGGCTGCATAGCCACGCCGAGTCCGTCAAGCGCAGGCTGAACTGA
- the rpsT gene encoding 30S ribosomal protein S20 → MANNTSSKKRIEVAERNRLRNRTYKSALRTLMKRCFTACSAYSQTPGEDAKTAVQTTMNAAFSKIDKAVKVGVLHRNTGANQKSRISAAVKQVTEPATAAQA, encoded by the coding sequence GTGGCCAATAACACCTCATCGAAGAAGCGCATTGAGGTTGCCGAGCGCAACCGTCTCCGCAACCGCACCTACAAGTCGGCCCTGCGCACCTTGATGAAGCGCTGCTTCACCGCTTGCAGCGCCTATTCCCAGACCCCTGGTGAAGACGCCAAGACAGCTGTTCAAACCACCATGAATGCTGCCTTCAGCAAGATTGACAAGGCGGTGAAGGTGGGTGTGCTGCACCGCAACACCGGAGCCAACCAGAAGTCGCGTATCAGTGCTGCTGTGAAGCAGGTGACCGAGCCGGCCACAGCCGCCCAAGCCTGA
- a CDS encoding TatD family hydrolase, with amino-acid sequence MASPAPTESGLPVLVDSHCHIVFRNFDDDLEAVAQRWRDAGVRSLVHACVEPGEIPAIRALADRFEELRYSVGVHPLDTEHWQPDTPEILRQAAQADRRVVAIGELGLDLFREQNLAAQMAMLEPQLDLAVELDLPVIVHCRDAAEPMLALLRQRASLGGCPRGVMHCWGGDPGEMAGFLELGFFISFSGTVTFPKAEATHACARQVPADRYLVETDCPFLAPVPRRGKRNEPAFVAAVAARVADLRGQTLTEVAHTSTSNAARLFGLPLHNV; translated from the coding sequence ATTGCTTCGCCAGCACCGACTGAATCGGGTTTGCCCGTTTTGGTTGACAGCCACTGCCACATCGTTTTCCGCAATTTCGACGACGATCTGGAGGCAGTGGCCCAGCGCTGGCGCGATGCAGGCGTTCGTTCCTTGGTCCATGCCTGCGTTGAGCCCGGAGAAATTCCAGCGATCCGCGCCCTGGCAGATCGTTTTGAGGAGTTGCGTTATTCCGTAGGGGTCCATCCGCTCGATACCGAGCATTGGCAGCCCGACACGCCAGAGATTTTGCGTCAGGCTGCCCAGGCTGATCGGAGGGTGGTGGCGATCGGAGAACTCGGCCTCGATCTGTTCCGTGAGCAGAATCTGGCTGCCCAGATGGCCATGCTCGAGCCCCAGCTTGATCTGGCAGTGGAGCTGGACCTGCCTGTGATCGTGCATTGCCGCGACGCTGCCGAGCCGATGCTGGCCTTGCTGAGGCAGCGGGCTTCCCTAGGTGGCTGCCCTCGCGGCGTGATGCATTGCTGGGGCGGAGATCCGGGTGAGATGGCTGGTTTTTTAGAGCTCGGTTTCTTTATTAGCTTTAGCGGCACGGTGACTTTTCCCAAGGCGGAAGCCACCCATGCCTGCGCCCGCCAAGTGCCCGCCGATCGCTACCTGGTGGAAACCGATTGCCCCTTCTTGGCGCCGGTGCCCCGCCGCGGCAAGCGCAACGAACCGGCTTTTGTGGCGGCGGTGGCAGCCCGGGTAGCCGATTTGCGTGGGCAAACCCTCACAGAAGTGGCTCATACCAGCACTTCCAACGCGGCACGGCTGTTTGGACTACCGCTTCACAATGTATGA
- the rpoB gene encoding DNA-directed RNA polymerase subunit beta, with the protein MSSAIQVAKTATYLPDLVEVQRASFKWFLEKGLIEELESFSPITDYTGKLELHFIGSEYRLKRPRHDVEEAKRRDATFASQMYVTCRLVNKETGEIKEQEVFIGELPLMTERGTFIINGAERVIVNQIVRSPGVYFKDEQDKNGRKTFNASLIPNRGAWLKFETDKNDLLHVRVDKTRKINAHVLMRAIGLSDNDVLDKLRHPEYYQKSIESANDEGISSEDQALLELYKKLRPGEPPSVSGGQTLLHSRFFDAKRYDLGRVGRYKINKKLRLTIPDAVRTLTPEDVLSTIDYLINLELDVGGASLDDIDHLGNRRVRSVGELLQNQVRVGLNRLERIIKERMTVGETESLTPAQLVNPKPLVAAIKEFFGSSQLSQFMDQTNPLAELTHKRRISALGPGGLTRERAGFAVRDIHPSHYGRICPIETPEGPNAGLIGSLATHARVNEYGFIETPFWRVEEGIVHKSGDPIYLSADLEDECRVAPGDVPTNSDGYITADLVPVRYRQDFEKVPPEQVDYVQLSPVQVISVATSLIPFLEHDDANRALMGSNMQRQAVPLLRPERPLVGTGLETQVARDSGMVPITRVNGTVTFVDATAIVIRDEQGTDHVHHLQKYQRSNQDTCLNQRPIVRQGDPVIAGQVLADGSACEGGEIALGQNVLIAYMPWEGYNYEDAILLSDRLVHDDLYTSVHIEKYEIEARQTKLGPEEITREIPNVAEESLGHLDEMGIIRIGAYVESGDILVGKVTPKGESDQPPEEKLLRAIFGEKARDVRDNSLRVPSTERGRVVDVRIYTREQGDELPPGANMVVRVYVAQRRKIQVGDKMAGRHGNKGIISRILPQQDMPYLPDGTPIDIVLNPLGVPSRMNVGQVFECLMGWASSHLDCRVKVVPFDEMHGAEKSKQTVQAYLEEAAKLPGKEWVYNPDNPGKIQLIDGRSGEPFDQPVTVGYAHILKLVHLVDDKIHARSTGPYSLVTQQPLGGKAQQGGQRLGEMEVWALEAYGAAYTLQELLTVKSDDMQGRNEALNAIVKGKPIPRPGTPESFKVLMRELQSLGLDIAVYTDAGEEVDLMQDVNPRRSTPSRPTYESLGVADYDDD; encoded by the coding sequence ATGAGCAGCGCGATCCAGGTCGCCAAGACCGCCACTTACCTCCCCGACTTGGTGGAGGTGCAGCGCGCGAGCTTCAAATGGTTCCTGGAGAAGGGCCTGATCGAAGAGCTCGAGAGCTTTTCGCCGATTACCGACTACACCGGCAAGCTTGAGCTGCACTTCATCGGTAGCGAGTACCGGCTGAAGCGCCCGCGTCACGACGTTGAAGAAGCAAAGCGCCGTGATGCGACTTTTGCATCCCAGATGTATGTCACCTGCCGCCTGGTTAACAAGGAGACAGGGGAGATTAAGGAGCAGGAGGTTTTCATCGGCGAGCTGCCCTTGATGACCGAGCGAGGCACCTTCATCATCAACGGTGCCGAGCGGGTGATCGTCAACCAGATCGTGCGCTCACCTGGCGTCTATTTCAAGGATGAGCAGGATAAGAACGGTCGTAAAACCTTCAACGCCAGCTTGATCCCTAACCGGGGTGCCTGGTTGAAGTTTGAAACTGATAAAAACGACCTGCTGCACGTTCGTGTCGACAAGACGCGCAAGATCAACGCTCACGTGTTGATGCGGGCTATCGGCCTGTCTGACAACGACGTGCTCGATAAGCTTCGCCACCCCGAGTACTACCAGAAGTCGATCGAGTCGGCCAACGACGAGGGCATTTCTTCCGAAGATCAGGCCCTGCTTGAGCTCTACAAAAAGCTGCGTCCAGGCGAGCCTCCCTCTGTCAGCGGCGGCCAGACCCTGCTGCACAGCCGCTTCTTCGATGCCAAGCGCTACGACCTAGGTCGCGTCGGTCGTTACAAGATAAATAAAAAGCTGCGCCTCACCATCCCCGATGCGGTGCGCACCCTCACCCCTGAGGACGTGCTCAGCACCATCGACTACTTGATCAACCTCGAGCTCGATGTGGGCGGCGCCAGCCTCGATGACATCGACCACCTCGGCAATCGCCGGGTGCGCTCGGTGGGAGAGCTGCTGCAAAACCAGGTGCGGGTTGGTCTCAACCGGCTCGAGCGCATCATTAAAGAGCGCATGACGGTTGGCGAAACCGAGTCGCTTACCCCTGCCCAGCTGGTGAACCCCAAGCCCCTAGTGGCGGCGATCAAGGAGTTCTTTGGCTCCAGCCAGCTGAGTCAGTTCATGGACCAGACCAACCCACTGGCGGAGCTAACCCACAAGCGCAGGATCAGCGCCCTGGGCCCAGGCGGTTTGACCCGCGAACGGGCGGGCTTTGCAGTGCGCGACATCCATCCCTCCCACTACGGGCGCATCTGCCCGATCGAGACACCGGAAGGACCTAATGCAGGCCTGATTGGCTCCCTGGCCACCCACGCTCGAGTCAATGAGTACGGCTTCATCGAGACGCCGTTCTGGAGGGTTGAAGAGGGCATTGTTCATAAGAGCGGTGATCCCATCTACCTATCTGCCGATCTCGAGGATGAGTGCCGCGTAGCTCCTGGCGACGTGCCCACCAATTCCGATGGCTACATCACCGCAGATCTGGTGCCTGTGCGCTACCGCCAGGACTTTGAGAAGGTGCCCCCCGAGCAGGTCGATTACGTCCAGCTCTCGCCGGTGCAGGTGATCTCGGTGGCTACCTCCTTGATCCCCTTCCTTGAGCATGACGACGCCAACCGGGCCCTAATGGGTTCGAACATGCAGCGCCAGGCTGTGCCTTTGCTGCGGCCAGAGCGCCCCTTGGTGGGCACCGGCCTGGAAACCCAGGTGGCCCGCGACTCCGGCATGGTGCCGATCACCCGGGTCAATGGCACGGTCACCTTTGTCGATGCCACAGCCATCGTGATTCGCGATGAGCAGGGCACCGACCATGTGCACCACCTACAGAAGTACCAGCGCTCCAACCAGGACACCTGCCTCAACCAGCGCCCGATTGTGCGCCAGGGCGATCCCGTGATTGCCGGTCAAGTGCTGGCCGACGGTTCTGCATGCGAGGGCGGCGAGATCGCCCTGGGGCAGAACGTGCTGATCGCCTACATGCCCTGGGAGGGCTACAACTATGAGGACGCGATCCTGCTAAGCGATCGTCTCGTGCATGACGATCTATACACCTCGGTTCACATCGAGAAGTACGAGATCGAAGCTCGTCAGACCAAGCTTGGGCCTGAGGAGATCACGCGGGAAATCCCTAATGTGGCCGAGGAGAGCCTGGGCCACCTCGACGAGATGGGAATTATCCGCATCGGCGCCTATGTCGAAAGCGGCGACATCTTGGTTGGCAAGGTGACCCCCAAAGGTGAATCCGACCAGCCCCCAGAAGAGAAGTTGCTGCGTGCAATCTTCGGCGAGAAGGCCCGCGACGTGCGCGACAACTCCCTGCGAGTGCCCAGCACTGAAAGGGGTCGGGTTGTTGACGTGCGCATCTACACCCGCGAGCAGGGCGACGAACTGCCGCCCGGCGCCAACATGGTGGTGCGGGTCTATGTGGCCCAGCGCCGCAAGATTCAGGTTGGCGACAAGATGGCCGGCCGCCACGGCAACAAAGGCATCATCAGCCGGATCCTGCCCCAGCAGGACATGCCCTACCTGCCCGATGGCACCCCCATCGACATCGTGCTCAACCCCTTGGGTGTACCGAGCCGCATGAATGTGGGCCAGGTGTTCGAGTGCCTGATGGGTTGGGCGTCTTCCCACCTCGACTGCCGGGTCAAGGTGGTGCCATTTGACGAGATGCACGGCGCTGAAAAGTCGAAGCAGACCGTGCAGGCCTACCTCGAGGAAGCCGCCAAATTGCCCGGCAAGGAATGGGTCTACAACCCCGATAACCCAGGCAAGATTCAGTTGATCGACGGCCGCAGCGGCGAGCCTTTTGACCAGCCTGTGACTGTTGGGTACGCCCACATCCTCAAGCTGGTTCACCTAGTGGACGACAAGATCCACGCCCGCTCAACCGGCCCCTACTCCCTGGTTACCCAGCAGCCCCTGGGCGGCAAGGCCCAGCAGGGCGGCCAGCGTCTCGGTGAGATGGAGGTCTGGGCTCTTGAGGCCTATGGCGCCGCTTACACCCTGCAGGAACTGCTCACCGTCAAGTCCGACGACATGCAGGGCCGCAACGAGGCGCTCAACGCCATCGTTAAAGGCAAGCCGATCCCCCGTCCTGGCACGCCGGAGTCCTTCAAGGTGCTGATGCGCGAGCTTCAGTCGCTGGGTCTAGACATCGCCGTCTACACCGACGCCGGCGAAGAAGTGGATCTGATGCAGGACGTCAACCCCCGCCGCAGCACCCCCAGTCGTCCCACCTACGAATCCCTCGGCGTCGCGGATTATGACGACGACTGA
- a CDS encoding DNA-directed RNA polymerase subunit gamma yields the protein MSNSNLRTENHFDYVKITLASPERIMQWGQRTLPNGQVVGEVTKPETINYRTLKPEMDGLFCEKIFGPSKDWECHCGKYKRVRHRGIVCERCGVEVTESRVRRHRMGFIKLAAPVSHVWYLKGIPSYVAILLDMPLRDVEQIVYFNCYVVLDPGDHKDLTYKQLLTEDEWLEIEDQIYAEDSDIENEPVVGIGAEALKQLLEDLELNETAEQLRGDIAASKGQKRAKLIKRLRVIDNFIATGARPDWMVLDVIPVIPPDLRPMVQLDGGRFATSDLNDLYRRVINRNNRLARLQEILAPEIIVRNEKRMLQEAVDALIDNGRRGRTVVGANNRALKSLSDIIEGKQGRFRQNLLGKRVDYSGRSVIVVGPKLKMHQCGLPKEMAIELFQPFVIHRLIRQNIVNNIKAAKKLIQRADDEVMQVLQEVIEGHPILLNRAPTLHRLGIQAFEPKLVDGRAIQLHPLVCPAFNADFDGDQMAVHVPLAIEAQTEARMLMLASNNILSPATGEPIITPSQDMVLGAYYLTAEKPGAIKPEFGDRAKTFANLDDVIDAFEEKHLHLHDWIWVRFNGEVENDDEDKQPQKEETLSDGTRIEQWLFRRDRFDEDGALISRYLLTTVGRVVINHTIIDAVAAT from the coding sequence ATGTCCAACAGCAACCTCCGCACCGAAAACCACTTCGACTACGTCAAGATCACCTTGGCGTCGCCTGAGCGGATCATGCAGTGGGGGCAGCGCACGCTGCCCAACGGTCAAGTGGTGGGTGAGGTAACCAAGCCCGAAACCATCAACTACCGCACGCTGAAGCCCGAGATGGACGGGCTCTTCTGCGAGAAGATCTTTGGCCCGTCCAAGGACTGGGAGTGCCACTGCGGCAAGTACAAACGGGTGCGTCACCGCGGCATCGTCTGCGAGCGCTGTGGTGTGGAGGTGACGGAGAGCCGGGTGCGCCGCCACCGCATGGGTTTCATCAAGCTTGCTGCCCCCGTATCCCACGTTTGGTATCTCAAGGGCATTCCCAGCTACGTAGCGATCCTGCTCGACATGCCCCTGCGGGATGTGGAGCAGATTGTTTACTTCAACTGCTATGTGGTGCTCGATCCGGGCGACCACAAGGACCTCACCTACAAGCAACTTCTTACGGAAGATGAGTGGCTGGAGATCGAGGACCAGATCTACGCCGAGGATTCGGATATTGAGAATGAGCCCGTGGTGGGAATCGGCGCCGAGGCGTTGAAGCAACTGCTGGAAGATCTTGAACTCAACGAGACCGCCGAGCAGCTGCGTGGGGACATTGCCGCCAGCAAGGGGCAAAAGCGCGCCAAGCTGATCAAGCGCCTGCGCGTGATCGACAACTTCATCGCCACTGGTGCCCGTCCCGACTGGATGGTGCTCGATGTGATCCCGGTGATTCCGCCCGACCTGCGCCCGATGGTGCAGCTCGATGGCGGTCGCTTCGCCACCTCAGACCTCAACGACCTCTACCGCCGCGTCATCAACCGCAACAACCGGTTGGCCCGTTTGCAGGAGATCCTGGCTCCTGAAATCATCGTTCGCAACGAGAAGCGGATGCTGCAGGAGGCGGTAGACGCCCTAATCGACAACGGCCGCCGCGGCCGCACCGTGGTGGGCGCCAACAACCGAGCTCTGAAGTCACTGAGCGACATCATTGAGGGCAAGCAGGGCCGCTTCCGTCAAAACCTGCTTGGCAAGCGGGTCGACTACTCCGGTCGTTCCGTGATCGTGGTGGGTCCGAAGCTGAAGATGCACCAGTGCGGCCTACCTAAGGAGATGGCGATCGAGCTATTCCAGCCGTTCGTGATCCACCGCCTGATTCGCCAGAACATCGTCAACAACATCAAGGCCGCTAAGAAGTTGATTCAGCGCGCCGATGATGAAGTGATGCAGGTGCTTCAGGAGGTGATCGAAGGTCACCCGATCCTGCTGAACCGAGCTCCGACCCTGCACCGTCTTGGCATCCAGGCCTTTGAGCCGAAACTGGTTGATGGTCGCGCCATCCAGCTACACCCGCTGGTGTGTCCGGCCTTTAACGCTGACTTTGACGGTGACCAGATGGCCGTGCACGTGCCGCTGGCGATCGAAGCTCAAACTGAGGCCCGCATGTTGATGCTGGCCAGCAACAACATTCTTTCGCCAGCTACTGGCGAGCCGATCATCACCCCGTCCCAGGACATGGTTCTTGGCGCTTACTACCTCACGGCCGAAAAGCCTGGAGCCATCAAGCCTGAATTTGGCGACCGGGCCAAGACCTTCGCCAACCTCGACGATGTGATCGATGCCTTTGAGGAGAAGCACCTTCACCTCCACGATTGGATCTGGGTGCGTTTCAACGGCGAGGTGGAGAACGACGACGAGGACAAGCAGCCCCAAAAAGAAGAAACCCTCAGCGACGGCACTCGCATCGAGCAGTGGCTCTTCCGCCGCGATCGCTTTGATGAAGATGGCGCCCTAATCAGCCGTTACCTGCTCACCACCGTGGGCCGCGTCGTGATCAACCACACGATCATCGACGCCGTGGCTGCGACCTGA